Proteins found in one Sorghum bicolor cultivar BTx623 chromosome 1, Sorghum_bicolor_NCBIv3, whole genome shotgun sequence genomic segment:
- the LOC8082608 gene encoding sugar transporter ERD6-like 16 isoform X2 gives MGIVRAADDVEAGVVGAATTTTTTEPLLLRHCGKEDHDKIRGSPEEAAASDCGSEEGRPDAAGSLRMVLLSTAVAVCGSFEFGTCVGYSAPTQSGIVDEVGLSISEFAIFGSILTVGAMVGAVTSGRLADFLGRKMTMRISATICIFGWLSIHLAKSAIMLYFGRILLGFSTGVLSYVVPVFIAEIAPKNLRGGLATSNQLLICSGSSATYIIGALVAWRNLVLVGLLPCVLLLAGLYFIPESPRWLANVGREKEFHTSLQKLRGQDADVSEEAIEIKEYIESLRSFPKARLQDLFLSKNIYAVIVGVGLMVFQQLGGINGVGFYASYIFSSAGFSGKLGTILIGIIQIPITLFGAILMDRSGRRVLLMVSASGTFLGCFLTGVSFYLKAQGLFPEWVPTLALSGILVYIGAYSIGMGPVPWVVMSEIFSINMKAIGGSLVTLVSWLGSFAISYSFSFLMDWSSAGTFFMFSAASLVTVFFVAKLVPETKGRTLEEIQDSLNTRR, from the exons ATGGGCATAGTGCGGGCCGCGGACGATGTGGAGGCCGGAGTGGTCGGGGCcgccacgacgacgacgacgacggagcCGCTTCTCCTCCGCCACTGCGGCAAGGAGGACCACGATAAGATCCGGGGCAGcccggaggaggcggcggcgtccGACTGCGGGAGCGAGGAGGGGCGGCCCGACGCAGCAGGCTCGCTGCGGATGGTCCTTCTCTCCACCGCCGTCGCCGTCTGCGGCTCCTTCGAGTTCGGCACCTGC GTCGGCTATTCTGCTCCCACGCAGTCAGGGATTGTAGATGAAGTCGGTCTATCTATCTCCGAG TTTGCCATCTTTGGATCTATATTGACAGTTGGAGCAATGGTTGGTGCTGTTACTAGTGGGCGCTTGGCTGATTTTCTTGGACGAAAAATG ACCATGCGGATATCAGCTACTATTTGCATCTTTGGTTGGCTTTCTATACATCTGGCCAAG AGCGCTATCATGCTCTACTTTGGGAGAATCTTACTGGGTTTCAGTACTGGAGTTCTTTCTTATGTG GTGCCTGTATTCATAGCTGAAATAGCACCAAAGAATCTCCGTGGGGGGCTCGCAACATCAAACCAG CTCTTGATCTGTTCTGGAAGCTCAGCTACCTACATCATAGGAGCCCTGGTTGCGTGGCGAAATTTGGTACTTGTTG GTTTATTGCCTTGTGTTCTTCTGCTAGCCGGGCTTTACTTCATTCCAGAGTCACCAAGATGGCTG GCCAATGTCGGAAGGGAAAAGGAATTCCACACCTCATTGCAAAAGCTGCGTGGACAGGATGCTGATGTATCAGAAGAGGCAATTGAGATTAAA GAGTACATTGAATCACTCCGTAGCTTTCCAAAGGCCAGGCTTCAAGACTTATTTctaagcaaaaatatatatgcAGTCATT GTGGGTGTTGGCTTGATGGTTTTTCAGCAACTCGGAGGGATAAATGGTGTTGGATTCTATGCAAGCTATATCTTCAGTTCTGCCG GGTTTTCTGGAAAACTTGGAACCATCTTGATTGGCATTATTCAG ATTCCAATTACATTGTTTGGGGCCATCCTCATGGATAGGAGTGGAAGAAGGGTTCTCCTGATG GTCTCTGCATCTGGAACATTTTTGGGCTGCTTCCTCACTGGAGTATCATTCTATCTAAAG GCACAAGGACTTTTCCCAGAATGGGTTCCCACATTGGCTCTTTCTGGCATACTG GTTTACATCGGGGCATACTCAATTGGAATGGGTCCTGTCCCTTGGGTTGTCATGTCTGAG ATATTCTCCATTAACATGAAAGCAATTGGTGGAAGCTTGGTGACCCTTGTTAGCTGGCTGGGTTCCTTCGCGATTTCTTACTCGTTTAGCTTCCTTATGGACTGGAGCTCTGCAG GTACCTTCTTCATGTTCTCTGCGGCCAGCTTGGTCACTGTATTCTTCGTGGCGAAGCTGGTCCCTGAAACCAAAGGAAGGACACTAGAGGAGATCCAAGACTCTCTAAACACCAGAAGATAA
- the LOC8080789 gene encoding LOW QUALITY PROTEIN: pentatricopeptide repeat-containing protein At5g18950 (The sequence of the model RefSeq protein was modified relative to this genomic sequence to represent the inferred CDS: inserted 1 base in 1 codon) — protein sequence MPPPRLLFARRLCSATASDPAGALTPSTISKAADLAAAAALRTPLPRFQFYLLSLVPRAVLLHPDFARLTLSRLLPAVAPSLRFLRSLSPHLPAPTPGPDTAQANVSPPLPGVDKFLLRLPPNLTADVAELLTSHLGIHLSLRVFNVASFFALRAARPDLVFRLFSAFSSSPDFPGNARTVGCLARAYAAEGRPLDGLGLLRDAARRGSPLPADAAADLIGAFAADGNFGKVSDTLHLMISTGCTPDKVIYQRVIHGLFRRRMGGEALRVFREIKQRGYQIDRIIYSTVIHGLCEMRLIGDAQQMWDEMVDRGIQPNEYAYCSLVSYYCRVGDLEKARKVYDEMLAKGFKQTTVSCNILIKGFCVHGRVYDALEVFEEMSVKGIKHDVITYDTLIRGLCKVGKLDSAIQMYEWFLSSGLEPTVSTFSPLIGAMCENGQVHAAVDLINLMRAKGLEPLVWSNDRIINGFCKINRSDEGMAWLAGMLKDNIKPRKQTFDYLVESLSTCGRLDDALLVLNIMFKVGFGLGRFACTILVDKLCTGNVXLLPPTG from the exons ATGCCCCCGCCTCGGCTCCTTTTCGCCAGGCGCCTCTGCTCCGCCACCGCATCCGATCCCGCCGGCGCTCTGACTCCATCGACGATCTCCAAGGCGGCTGAcctcgccgcggccgccgccctcCGCACGCCGCTCCCGCGGTTCCAATTCTACCTCCTCTCCTTGGTCCCTCGCGCCGTCCTCCTCCACCCAGACTTTGCTCGCCTCACGCTCTCCCGCCTTCTTCCGGCCGTGGCTCCATCGCTCCGCTTCCTACGCTCTCTGTCCCCACACCTCCCCGCCCCCACCCCCGGCCCTGACACCGCCCAGGCGAACGTCTCCCCTCCGCTGCCCGGGGTCGACAAgttcctcctccgcctcccacCGAACCTCACCGCAGACGTTGCCGAGCTCCTCACCTCCCACCTCGGCATCCACCTTTCCCTCCGCGTCTTCAATGTCGCGTCCTTCTTCGCACTCCGCGCCGCCCGCCCGGACCTCGTCTTCCGCCTCTTCTCCGCATTCTCCTCCTCGCCAGACTTCCCCGGCAATGCCAGGACCGTCGGCTGCCTCGCCCGGGCCTACGCCGCCGAGGGCCGCCCCCTCGACGGCCTCGGCCTCCTCCGCGACGCCGCGCGCCGTGGGTCCCCTCTGCCGGCCGACGCCGCTGCTGACCTCATCGGCGCCTTCGCGGCCGACGGCAACTTTGGCAAGGTCTCCGACACGCTGCACCTCATGATTTCCACCGGGTGCACCCCGGACAAGGTGATTTACCAGCGTGTCATACACGGGCTCTTCAGGCGGAGGATGGGTGGAGAGGCTCTGCGTGTGTTCAGAGAGATCAAGCAGCGGGGCTATCAAATTGACAGAATTATATATAGCACGGTGATCCATGGATTATGCGAAATGCGGCTCATTGGAGATGCACAGCAGATGTGGGATGAGATGGTGGACAGGGGCATCCAGCCCAATGAGTATGCCTACTGCTCCCTTGTCAGTTACTACTGCAGAGTTGgtgatcttgagaaggcccgCAAGGTATATGATGAAATGCTTGCGAAGGGGTTCAAGCAGACTACTGTTAGCTGTAACATTCTCATCAAAGGATTCTGTGTTCATGGGAGGGTGTATGACGCACTCGAGGTGTTTGAGGAAATGTCAGTTAAGGGAATTAAGCATGATGTGATCACTTATGACACATTGATCCGGGGCTTATGCAAGGTCGGGAAGTTGGACTCGGCGATACAGATGTATGAGTGGTTCCTATCATCTGGTTTGGAGCCAACGGTGTCAACTTTCAGTCCTCTTATAGGCGCCATGTGTGAGAATGGACAGGTGCATGCTGCAGTAGACCTGATCAACTTGATGCGGGCTAAGGGCTTGGAGCCACTGGTGTGGAGCAATGATCGCATCATTAATGGCTTTTGTAAGATCAACCGATCTGATGAGGGCATGGCATGGTTAGCAGGTATGTTGAAGGACAACATAAAACCTCGAAAACagacatttgattacttggtgGAATCGTTGAGCACCTGTGGGCGATTGGATGATGCGTTGCTGGTCCTGAATATAATGTTCAAGGTTGGATTTGGACTAGGCAGATTTGCTTGTACCATACTTGTTGATAAGCTATGTACAGGCAATG TCTTACTCCCACCAACTGGATAA
- the LOC8082608 gene encoding sugar transporter ERD6-like 16 isoform X1 → MGIVRAADDVEAGVVGAATTTTTTEPLLLRHCGKEDHDKIRGSPEEAAASDCGSEEGRPDAAGSLRMVLLSTAVAVCGSFEFGTCVGYSAPTQSGIVDEVGLSISEFAIFGSILTVGAMVGAVTSGRLADFLGRKMTMRISATICIFGWLSIHLAKSAIMLYFGRILLGFSTGVLSYVVPVFIAEIAPKNLRGGLATSNQLLICSGSSATYIIGALVAWRNLVLVGLLPCVLLLAGLYFIPESPRWLANVGREKEFHTSLQKLRGQDADVSEEAIEIKEYIESLRSFPKARLQDLFLSKNIYAVIVGVGLMVFQQLGGINGVGFYASYIFSSAGMQMSLILCCPFVTVLYEYVASIITSGFSGKLGTILIGIIQIPITLFGAILMDRSGRRVLLMVSASGTFLGCFLTGVSFYLKAQGLFPEWVPTLALSGILVYIGAYSIGMGPVPWVVMSEIFSINMKAIGGSLVTLVSWLGSFAISYSFSFLMDWSSAGTFFMFSAASLVTVFFVAKLVPETKGRTLEEIQDSLNTRR, encoded by the exons ATGGGCATAGTGCGGGCCGCGGACGATGTGGAGGCCGGAGTGGTCGGGGCcgccacgacgacgacgacgacggagcCGCTTCTCCTCCGCCACTGCGGCAAGGAGGACCACGATAAGATCCGGGGCAGcccggaggaggcggcggcgtccGACTGCGGGAGCGAGGAGGGGCGGCCCGACGCAGCAGGCTCGCTGCGGATGGTCCTTCTCTCCACCGCCGTCGCCGTCTGCGGCTCCTTCGAGTTCGGCACCTGC GTCGGCTATTCTGCTCCCACGCAGTCAGGGATTGTAGATGAAGTCGGTCTATCTATCTCCGAG TTTGCCATCTTTGGATCTATATTGACAGTTGGAGCAATGGTTGGTGCTGTTACTAGTGGGCGCTTGGCTGATTTTCTTGGACGAAAAATG ACCATGCGGATATCAGCTACTATTTGCATCTTTGGTTGGCTTTCTATACATCTGGCCAAG AGCGCTATCATGCTCTACTTTGGGAGAATCTTACTGGGTTTCAGTACTGGAGTTCTTTCTTATGTG GTGCCTGTATTCATAGCTGAAATAGCACCAAAGAATCTCCGTGGGGGGCTCGCAACATCAAACCAG CTCTTGATCTGTTCTGGAAGCTCAGCTACCTACATCATAGGAGCCCTGGTTGCGTGGCGAAATTTGGTACTTGTTG GTTTATTGCCTTGTGTTCTTCTGCTAGCCGGGCTTTACTTCATTCCAGAGTCACCAAGATGGCTG GCCAATGTCGGAAGGGAAAAGGAATTCCACACCTCATTGCAAAAGCTGCGTGGACAGGATGCTGATGTATCAGAAGAGGCAATTGAGATTAAA GAGTACATTGAATCACTCCGTAGCTTTCCAAAGGCCAGGCTTCAAGACTTATTTctaagcaaaaatatatatgcAGTCATT GTGGGTGTTGGCTTGATGGTTTTTCAGCAACTCGGAGGGATAAATGGTGTTGGATTCTATGCAAGCTATATCTTCAGTTCTGCCGGTATGCAAATGTCTCTAATATTGTGTTGTCCTTTTGTAACAGTCCTTTATGAATATGTTGCTTCTATCATAACTTCAGGGTTTTCTGGAAAACTTGGAACCATCTTGATTGGCATTATTCAG ATTCCAATTACATTGTTTGGGGCCATCCTCATGGATAGGAGTGGAAGAAGGGTTCTCCTGATG GTCTCTGCATCTGGAACATTTTTGGGCTGCTTCCTCACTGGAGTATCATTCTATCTAAAG GCACAAGGACTTTTCCCAGAATGGGTTCCCACATTGGCTCTTTCTGGCATACTG GTTTACATCGGGGCATACTCAATTGGAATGGGTCCTGTCCCTTGGGTTGTCATGTCTGAG ATATTCTCCATTAACATGAAAGCAATTGGTGGAAGCTTGGTGACCCTTGTTAGCTGGCTGGGTTCCTTCGCGATTTCTTACTCGTTTAGCTTCCTTATGGACTGGAGCTCTGCAG GTACCTTCTTCATGTTCTCTGCGGCCAGCTTGGTCACTGTATTCTTCGTGGCGAAGCTGGTCCCTGAAACCAAAGGAAGGACACTAGAGGAGATCCAAGACTCTCTAAACACCAGAAGATAA